The proteins below are encoded in one region of Ostrea edulis chromosome 3, xbOstEdul1.1, whole genome shotgun sequence:
- the LOC125676994 gene encoding uncharacterized protein LOC125676994: MSFPDSISSKLETLKSELTDLRRQDVDLMKQLIAISETIQKMSKARFPPDNHVISRTFVTNINGRKGCIGVNIVPPETLTSSDAPLLRRQSAPTFKYMNTPQHLSSTSLSSVEDSYTSDDEFGTLVNSISDINHLPRNSKFLVPEKQYLSTRRFSDIVTKYPNSFVFRDGSNDSEYEEILLRNIKIWKEEQLENDSVFV; encoded by the exons ATGTCGTTTCCGGATTCTATATCAAGCAAACTGGAAACCTTAAAGTCAGAACTA ACAGATTTACGTCGTCAAGACGTAGACTTGATGAAACAGTTGATTGCAATCAGCGAGACGATACAGAAGATGAGCAAAGCAAGGTTTCCACCAGACAATCACGTGATCTCACGAACATTCGTCACCAACATTAACGGAAGGAAAGGCTGCATAG GTGTAAATATAGTTCCTCCGGAGACCCTGACCAGTTCCGACGCTCCTTTACTTCGGCGCCAGAGCGCCCCGACGTTCAAGTACATGAACACCCCTCAACACCTGAGTAGCACGTCTCTTTCTAGTGTTGAAG ATTCCTATACATCAGATGATGAATTTGGAACTTTGGTTAACTCAATCAGTGATATTAACCACCTGCccagaaattcaaaatttttggtTCCTGAAAAACAGTACTTGTCGACACGGAGGTTTTCCGATATAGTGACAAAATATCCTAACAGCTTTGTTTTCAGAGACGGATCAAATGATTCGGAATATGAGGAAATCCTACTGCGGAATATCAAAATCTGGAAGGAGGAACAGTTAGAGAATGATTCTGTGTTTGTCTGA
- the LOC125676999 gene encoding uncharacterized protein LOC125676999 — protein MESSTDRISSLLENLKSDLRAMRTQDVKLMKQLIGINESIRSLTKARQQRPSAGARVVSAVEFNAMTTPLVRQQSAPSYNKLHRNDSMGSVDSFEGFGSSVEDINEETAEELRDYLSCSTSSLPPIPTIPKSHSLAVMMPLPNEEIEADDSTYEGILMTNIKLWKHSQQKLKQVT, from the exons ATGGAGTCATCTACTGACCGAATTTCCTCACTACTGGAAAATTTAAAATCGGATTTG AGAGCAATGAGGACCCAAGACGTGAAGCTGATGAAGCAGTTGATTGGAATTAACGAATCAATCCGGAGTTTAACGAAAGCCCGTCAGCAGCGACCGAGTGCGGGGGCACGGGTGGTGTCCGCTGTCGAATTTAACGCCATGACCACGCCCCTAGTTCGACAGCAGAGTGCCCCGTCATACAACAAGCTTCACAGGAACGACAGCATGGGATCCGTCGACTCATTTGAAG GATTTGGAAGTTCGGTGGAAGACATTAACGAAGAAACAGCTGAGGAACTTCGAGACTACCTAAGTTGTTCTACATCATCCCTTCCTCCCATTCCCACAATTCCAAAGTCCCACTCCCTCGCTGTGATGATGCCACTTCCGAATGAAGAAATAGAGGCAGACGACAGTACGTACGAGGGAATTTTAATGACTAACATCAAACTTTGGAAACATTCACAACAGAAACTAAAGCAGGTCACGTGA